One window of the Cydia amplana chromosome 26, ilCydAmpl1.1, whole genome shotgun sequence genome contains the following:
- the LOC134659943 gene encoding uncharacterized protein LOC134659943, translating into MTTYSISLDDVDLALLPLSTHSNNNFLKKEHYQFQVMKSVPESTPQYTCHICAIEVPVAFAHEHAASVKHQANVRIASVAAERMRAFISALPPPFVKQAGRFCTNCAIEVSEGHENTKEHRNAAMLDNLLRDLTKVYVQDEDEEIFDNNKTCENNDSGKINEYKNDVSFDKAGGDNINNVMVDKCTKNDQSKEVMDEVTDEEDQIENTETTDEIEECSEDEELSTNETDYNESLHSDTSKIAEESTAEKATNVNCVEYYEEALRQFLNENDYFEYNESIQLNIKLNEYSLSNIGSDRFQSYDKRYFSDNIKCIVCDCVLDYEEAEIHKYDSEHLCLIANFGNDGHYIREINELYSHCILCNRKIENTEMETHKQDPWHKLQMSMHTNTSSITNKTKTEEITEEKVNESQHRLESSDKTAGSIEYPYEMTVMGKVRCVVCECHVPSGVRNREEHVKGIRHRTTALNQHSIVFWTVYNLTVMRMSGMRLGMTTYSISLDDVDLALLPLRTHKYNDFLKKEHFQFQVMKTEEVEELEPTIYYKCHICALDVPAAFAHEHTTSLKHRANARIARVATQRTRKLISALPPPLAPQTAQFCANCSTIVQKNHEKTKEHRVAVMHDKLLWELMTAYVGDGCDDEDSDLSDTDESVQGEASSRRYNGFATWNEVNNNKEEKQKKCEPKGLTSIERNKKEIGKKEDYEAEKRNNENKPLENKTKIIEVTNIDTRKPESSKSSEINIETGTNKPIDTEPTQTTAKNEDIATSSPKPQDKIEYVEFVSKNNKIVKVFSDHYHSFTRKGETISCKVCSIVFKSEEVDSHMFSLKHLNKMASSLIDEHCVRKVN; encoded by the exons ATGACAACATATTCCATAAGCCTGGATGACGTGGATCTAGCGCTGCTGCCTCTGTCCACACACTCTAACAACAACTTCCTGAAGAAAGAACACTACCAGTTCCAAGTGATGAAGTCAG TACCCGAATCCACCCCTCAATACACGTGCCACATATGTGCAATAGAAGTGCCGGTAGCATTCGCACACGAGCACGCCGCGAGCGTCAAGCACCAAGCGAACGTTCGCATAGCGAGCGTAGCGGCGGAGCGAATGCGCGCGTTCATCTCCGCTTTGCCCCCTCCATTCGTTAAACAAGCTGGTCGCTTTTGCACGAACTGCGCGATAGAAGTCAGTGAAGGCCACGAAAACACGAAGGAACATCGCAACGCTGCCATGCTTGATAACCTGTTAAGGGATCTAACGAAAGTATATGTTCAAGACGAAGACGAAGAAATATTTGACAATAATAAAACATGTGAGAATAATGATAGCGGAAAGATTAATGAATATAAAAACGACGTAAGTTTTGATAAAGCCGGAGGAGATAATATAAATAACGTTATGGTTGATAAATGTACAAAGAATGATCAATCAAAAGAAGTAATGGATGAAGTAACAGATGAGGAAGACCAAATTGAAAATACTGAGACCACTGATGAGATAGAGGAATGTAGTGAAGATGAGGAACTAAGTACTAATGAAACTGACTACAATGAGTCTTTACACTCCGATACGTCTAAAATCGCAGAGGAAAGCACGGCAGAAAAGGCTACTAATGTGAATTGTGTAGAATATTATGAAGAAGCACTACGCCAATTCCTTAACGAGAATGATTATTTCGAGTATAAcgaatcaattcaattaaatattAAGTTAAATGAATATTCATTAAGCAACATTGGTAGTGACCGTTTTCAAAGTTATGATAAACGATATTTCAGTGATAATATAAAATGCATAGTCTGCGATTGCGTTTTAGATTATGAAGAAGCAGAAATCCATAAGTATGATTCTGAACATTTATGCTTAATCGCGAACTTTGGAAACGATGGTCATTATATAAGAGAG ATAAACGAATTATACAGCCATTGCATTCTGTGCAATCGTAAAATCGAAAACACAGAAATGGAAACACATAAGCAGGACCCATGGCATAAGCTACAAATGTCCATGCATACTAACACTAGTAGTATAACAAACAAAACTAAAACGGAAGAGATTACTGAAGAAAAAGTTAATGAATCTCAACATAGACTAGAATCAAGTGATAAGACCGCTGGTTCAATTGAATATCCATATGAAATGACAGTCATGGGCAAAGTACGGTGTGTGGTTTGCGAATGCCACGTGCCAAGCGGAGTACGCAATCGAGAAGAACATGTGAAAGGGATAAGACATCGTACTACG GCATTAAATCAACATTCTATAGTGTTTTGGACAGTATACAATCTAACAGTGATGCGGATGAGCGGGATGAGGCTagg GATGACAACATATTCCATAAGCCTGGATGATGTGGATCTCGCGCTGCTGCCTCTGCGCACCCACAAATACAATGACTTCTTAAAGAAGGAACACTTCCAGTTCCAAGTTATGAAGACTGAGGAAGTTGaag AATTAGAGCCCACCATTTACTACAAATGCCACATATGCGCCCTCGACGTGCCCGCAGCGTTCGCGCACGAGCACACCACCAGCCTCAAGCACCGAGCGAACGCGCGCATCGCTCGCGTCGCCACCCAGCGCACGCGCAAGCTCATCTCCGCTCTCCCCCCACCCCTCGCCCCCCAAACGGCGCAGTTTTGCGCTAACTGCTCGACCATAGTGCAAAAAAACCATGAAAAAACAAAGGAACATCGAGTCGCTGTGATGCACGATAAGTTGCTGTGGGAACTGATGACTGCTTATGTCGGTGATGGTTGTGATGATGAAGATTCGGACTTGAGTGATACTGATGAGTCGGTGCAAGGAGAAGCAAGTTCTAGGCGTTACAATGGATTTGCAACGTGGAATGAAgtcaataataataaagaagagaaacaaaagaaatgtgaACCCAAAGGTTTGACTAGTattgagaggaataaaaaagaaataggTAAAAAGGAAGACTATGAAGCGGAGAAGCGAAATAACGAGAATAAACCCTTAGAAAATAAGACGAAAATTATAGAAGTCACAAATATTGATACCAGAAAACCTGAATCCAGCAAAAGCAGTGAAATCAATATTGAAACTGGGACAAATAAACCTATTGATACAGAGCCAACACAAACTACTGCCAAAAACGAAGACATTGCTACTAGTTCACCTAAACCTCAAGATAAAATAGAATATGTGGAATTTGTcagcaaaaacaataaaatagtaAAGGTATTCAGTGACCATTATCACAGCTTCACCAGGAAAGGGGAAACTATAAGTTGTAAAGTATGCAGTATTGTATTCAAGAGTGAAGAAGTAGATTCGCACATGTTTTCGTTGAAGCATTTGAACAAAATGGCGAGTTCTTTGATTGACGAACACTGTGTGAGGAAGGtca ATTGA
- the LOC134659942 gene encoding uncharacterized protein MAL13P1.304-like: MTTYSISLDDVDLALLPLPLRTHSYNFLKKEIYQFQVMKTATSEVTAPEPPILYTCHICAIEVPAAFASEHAASQKHQANVRIASVAAERMRAFISALPPTYATKPCARFCVNCSKEADEDHEKTNEHRVAVMLDSLLWDLMKAYVQDHNESKYNEIHSKQTNVNNNSKINEQQDEVNTNQIEGNDKNNDDLDDNNSQPMEVIEDIVEQEGKVLEKNCEVNDNTEKSSEDKVTVNIAENIDIDNKTEEKTSKEHILRHENDHYGEELRNFINDKHSFEYKELVKISIKLNDYIINNIDSDHYHSYDRTCDDGSLHCIVCDCVLNDKDAEDHKYDLEHVRRVANLGNDGHYIRQINEFYSHCILCNLKIQNIDLESHSQSATHNVKEYLYTNTRSGIIKEHREAEVCNVKLEALSENEELDYYEEYSKNYSLDEYFIVGVDDNSEEYSENGEADDSMEKYCENNELKMLFEEHSEDEELEDNLEEHSENEEPNDNLQEYCNHEKCNACLKELVEEYSEDEDPDNNAKEYSETEELGDNEEDYSDNEEPIHNLEQYSENEPHDRLGSYREQENHNDNDELSDNLDEHNIKEESDDNSKDYSENEKLNYNLETCNENEAFDNNSKEYNENEDSEGSWEDELIDIVKLTDGITNNIMAKIEQLTTEPEEDKIESKQEEMKKNIVKYDSQQYAEELRKYIDDKDSFEFKETYIMAQIKIKDSILKTYSDRFHGYNRLSDKGTIKCMVCDTVFDEEYGEDHKFDSKHMRKIANLGEDGHYIREINETHSHCILCNLKIENVHVATHKELFSHTFGKKLFTRSATTKVIEDVIARDGTDTQHSPSVINQSIKDYESDCHSENHDADQELNVDNVEINQVNISTISADEPNSIQLTKDQNVLVTNNVETVDAKVVIENCTSPYDLIKAGKKFETNDRHEHDTKDYGNELRKFIDSKCYFEFNERSNVIRIMMNDEIISIYSDHFHSFDRTYYGGRLNCIVCECILNFEEAEAHKYDSKHMRRVVDLGNDQHYLRKIDESYRHCILCNLKIKNENLDKHKRVLLHTIKKDLYTSKTEKRKKEDTTGKPDNEIQDGDPVSNEKNVTNAVGAIKKIDTIVGTKIDHPYEVTATGTLRCMVCDCKVPNCAQNREEHVRGFRHRNLIWHRYA; the protein is encoded by the exons ATGACAACATATTCCATAAGCCTGGATGATGTAGATCTAGCGCTGCTGCCTCTGCCTCTGCGCACGCACTCATACAACTTTTTGAAGAAAGAAATCTACCAGTTCCAAGTGATGAAGACTGCAACATCTGAAG TTACAGCGCCAGAGCCGCCTATCCTCTACACGTGCCACATATGTGCGATCGAAGTACCGGCAGCGTTCGCGAGCGAACACGCCGCGAGCCAAAAACATCAAGCGAACGTTCGCATAGCGAGCGTAGCGGCGGAACGTATGCGCGCGTTCATCTCCGCTCTCCCTCCAACATACGCTACTAAACCATGTGCACGTTTCTGCGTAAACTGCTCGAAGGAGGCTGATGAGGACCACGAAAAGACAAATGAACATCGAGTCGCTGTGATGCTTGATAGCTTGCTATGGGATCTGATGAAAGCGTACGTTCAAGATCATAATGAATCTAAATATAATGAGATACATAGTAAACAAACAAATGTAAATAATAACAGCAAAATTAACGAGCAACAGGATGAAGTAAATACTAATCAAATAGAGGGaaacgataaaaataatgaCGATTTAGATGACAACAACAGTCAACCAATGGAAGTTATAGAAGATATAGTAGAACAAGAGGGAAAAGTACTTGAGAAAAATTGTGAAGTCAATGATAATACAGAGAAATCTAGTGAAGATAAAGTTACAGTTAATATCGCTGAAAATATCGACATAGACAACAAAACTGAAGAAAAAACAAGTAAGGAACATATATTGAGACACGAAAACGATCACTATGGAGAAGAGttacgcaattttataaatgataaacattcatttgagtatAAGGAGTTAGTTAAAATTAGTATAAAGTTAAACGATTACATAATAAACAACATTGATAGTGATCATTATCACAGCTATGACAGAACGTGTGACGATGGCAGTTTACACTGCATAGTGTGCGATTGCGTTCTCAATGATAAAGACGCTGAAGaccataaatatgatttagaacATGTGCGTCGAGTTGCTAACTTGGGAAACGATGGACATTACATAAGACAg atAAACGAATTCTACAGTCATTGTATTCTATGTaatctaaaaatacaaaacataGACTTGGAATCACACAGTCAATCAGCTACTCACAACGTAAAAGAATATTTGTACACGAACACTCGTTCTGGTATTATCAAGGAACACAGAGAAGCCGAAGTGTGCAATGTAAAACTGGAAGCACTCAGTGAAAACGAGGAACTCGACTATTatgaggaatacagtaaaaattatAGCCTTGATGAATACTTTATAGTCGGTGTCGATGATAACTCGGAGGAATATAGTGAAAATGGAGAAGCCGATGATAGCATGGAGAAATACTgtgaaaataatgaactcaaaatgtTATTCGAGGAACACAGTGAAGATGAAGAACTCGAAGATAACCTGGAAGAACACAGTGAAAATGAAGAACCAAATGATAATTTGCAGGAATACTGTAACCATGAAAAATGTAATGCTTGTCTGAAAGAACTCGTTGAGGAATACAGTGAAGATGAAGATCCTGATAATAATGCAAAGGAATATAGCGAAACTGAAGAACTTGGTGATAATGAAGAGGATTACAGTGACAATGAAGAACCCATACATAATCTGGAGCAATACTCTGAAAATGAACCCCATGACAGACTAGGGTCATATAGAGAACAAGAAAACCACAATGACAATGATGAACTCAGTGATAACTTGGATGAACACAATATAAAAGAAGAATCTGATGATAACTCAAAGGACTACAGTGAAAATGAAAAGCTTAATTATAATCTAGAGACATGCAACGAAAATGAAGCATTTGATAATAACTCGAAGGAATACAATGAAAATGAAGACTCCGAAGGTAGCTGGGAGGATGAGCTCATTGACATTGTGAAATTAACAGATGGCATCACTAACAATATTATG GCAAAAATCGAACAACTAACAACAGAACCGGAAGAAGACAAAATAGAAAGCAAACAAGAGGAAATGaagaaaaatatagtaaaatatgACTCACAGCAATATGCAGAAGAACTACGCAAATATATAGACGATAAAGACTCTTTCGAATTCAAAGAAACTTATATTATggctcaaataaaaataaaagacagTATTTTAAAAACGTATAGTGACCGTTTTCACGGTTATAACAGACTGAGCGACAAAGGCACAATAAAATGTATGGTTTGCGATACGGTTTTCGATGAAGAATATGGTGAAGATCATAAGTTTGATTCGAAACATATGCGGAAAATCGCGAACTTAGGAGAAGATGGCCATTATATCAGAGag atcAACGAAACACACAGTCACTGTATTTTGTGCAATTTGAAAATCGAAAACGTACACGTGGCAACACACAAGGAGTTATTTTCTCATACATTtggtaaaaaattatttactaggAGCGCTACTACAAAAGTTATTGAAGACGTCATTGCAAGAGACGGCACGGATACACAACACAGCCCCTcagtaatcaatcaatcaatcaaggaTTATGAATCTGATTGTCATTCCGAAAATCATGATGCGGATCAAGAGTTAAATGTTGATAATGTTGAAATCAACCAAGTTAACATAAGCACAATAAGCGCTGACGAACCTAATAGTATTCAATTAACGAAAGATCAGAACGTTCTAGTTACTAACAATGTAGAAACTGTCGACGCTAAAGTTGTGATAGAAAATTGCACCAGCCCCTATGACCTAATAAAAGCAGGAAAAAAATTTGAAACTAACGATCGTCATGAACATGATACAAAAGATTATGGAAATGAACTTCGTAAATTTATAGATAGCAAATGTTATTTCGAGTTTAACGAAAGGTCAAACGTGATACGTATAATGATGAATGATgaaataataagtatttacaGTGATCATTTTCACAGTTTTGATAGGACGTACTACGGCGGAAGATTGAATTGCATAGTTTGTGAGTGCATTTTAAATTTTGAAGAGGCTGAGGCACACAAATACGATTCAAAACATATGCGTAGAGTCGTAGACTTGGGAAATGATCAACATTATCTAAGAAAg atagACGAATCGTACCGCCATTGCATTCTATGCAACTTGAAGATTAAAAACGAAAACCTGGATAAGCACAAGCGCGTCCTACTCCACACTATAAAAAAAGATCTCTATACCAGTAAGactgaaaaaagaaaaaaagaagaTACAACTGGAAAACCCGATAATGAAATCCAAGATGGCGATCCAGTATCTAATGAGAAAAATGTAACTAATGCTGTAGGTGCGATAAAAAAGATTGATACAATCGTTGGTACCAAAATTGATCATCCATATGAAGTAACAGCGACAGGGACACTGCGGTGCATGGTATGCGATTGCAAAGTGCCGAACTGTGCCCAAAACAGAGAAGAGCATGTCAGGGGTTTCAGACATCGTAATCTGATATGGCATAGATATGCATAG
- the LOC134659941 gene encoding uncharacterized protein LOC134659941, whose amino-acid sequence MTTYSIRLDDVDLALLPLRTHNNDFLKKEHFHFQVIKECTEVPELSDVSYTCHICAIDVPAAFAREHNASVKHQTNARIARVASLRAHALISALPPPLAAQTGRFCTNCAAVVDEDHEKTKEHRVAVMHDNLLCELMKAYVGDDDESDHNADNKVDKIGISGKKDEKDFKIVEENNNINDAVVTPTSKLQSEASIDNVVRKVNANCTTNDTGSESKDEDFSKVDTPKNNMNTNKNENNPPANSVLPTSSGWIKTKTLPQTKDVTENGPAQNEPSTSTKTGKETVEQKAKSAREPYEKELRKFMDTKNQFQIKESYSRVHIKINDDTVNVYSDHFHSFHRVYRNGDIECIVCDSTFNEKDSEAHKYSLDHMSGVVKIGNDGEYVRKVNEAYSHCILCNQKINNLNVTKHKQSHHHNLRKTNNIRSGKPKEAATAERNNENTSKTTTTERNDKNNVTVDVNEPYEEIKGELRCLVCECRVPKDVRNREDHLKGFRHLNNLKLKSLL is encoded by the exons ATGACGACGTACTCAATACGGTTGGACGACGTGGACCTGGCTCTGCTGCCCCTGCGCACCCATAACAACGACTTCCTGAAGAAGGAGCACTTCCACTTCCAAGTCATCAAGGAGTGCACAG AAGTTCCAGAACTGTCAGACGTTAGCTACACATGCCACATATGCGCCATCGACGTGCCGGCCGCGTTCGCTCGCGAGCACAACGCGAGCGTCAAGCATCAAACGAACGCGCGCATCGCTCGCGTGGCCTCGCTGCGCGCGCACGCGCTCATCTCCGCGCTCCCCCCACCCCTCGCCGCGCAGACTGGGCGCTTCTGCACAAACTGCGCGGCAGTCGTTGATGAAGACCATGAAAAGACAAAAGAACATCGAGTCGCTGTGATGCATGATAACCTGCTCTGTGAGCTGATGAAAGCATACgttggtgatgatgatgaatcaGATCATAATGCTGATAACAAGGTTGATAAAATAGGAATTAGTGGTAAGAAAGATGAAAAAGACTTTAAAATTGTtgaagagaataataatattaatgacGCCGTCGTAACTCCAACGTCAAAACTCCAATCAGAAGCTAGCATAGATAATGTAGTAAGAAAAGTCAATGCAAATTGTACCACCAATGATACAGGCTCAGAAAGTAAAGATGAAGATTTTAGTAAAGTAGATACTCCTAAAAATAACATGAACACcaacaaaaatgaaaataatccacCTGCAAATTCAGTTTTGCCTACATCAAGCGGTTggattaaaactaaaacactTCCTCAAACTAAAGATGTGACAGAAAATGGACCAGCTCAAAATGAGCCTAGTACCTCGACGAAAACCGGAAAAGAAACTGTGGAACAGAAAGCAAAATCAGCAAGGGAGCCCTACGAGAAAGAGCTGCGCAAATTTATGGACACTAAAAACCAATTCCAAATTAAAGAATCGTATTCCAGAGTACATATAAAGATAAATGACGACACTGTTAACGTTTATAGTGATCATTTCCACAGCTTTCACAGAGTGTACAGAAATGGTGACATTGAATGCATAGTTTGCGATAGCACTTTCAATGAAAAAGATTCTGAAGCACACAAATACAGTCTGGATCACATGAGTGGTGTTGTTAAAATTGGAAATGACGGAGAATATGTGAGAAAG GTAAACGAAGCATACAGCCACTGCATTCTGTGCAACCAGAAGATCAACAACCTAAACGTAACAAAACACAAGCAATCACATCATCACAATTTACGAAAAACAAACAATATCAGAAGCGGCAAACCGAAAGAAGCGGCTACGGCCGAAAGAAACAACGAAAACACAAGTAAAACGACCACAACTGAaagaaatgataaaaataatgtaacagTTGATGTAAATGAGCCTTATGAAGAAATAAAAGGAGAACTGCGGTGTCTGGTATGCGAATGCAGAGTACCAAAGGATGTACGCAATAGAGAAGACCATTTAAAAGGATTTAGACACTTGAATAACCTGAAATTGAAGTCTCTGCTGTAA